The window aaaacacaaactgcatTTTTGCTCTTTATGCAGTTTACTTACTGTTTCTTGCTGTTAGCTGAATTTATTGGATAAATCTGCAGCCCATCTGTTATTTCTGAAATGTTTTTGGTGACTGggaagaaacagaaacacagaaaaaagaatTCTGAAAAGCCGACTGTAGCAGAAAACAGCACAAATATAAACGTGCACAGATGATTCCGTGTACCTCTGAAccctgtatgtctgtgaaggttctcagtcatccaggtcatcgtagtcaaaggagctgcaaagaaaagcgtctggacttctttaagttgcttgaagacgtttcacctctcatccgagaagctacTTCAGTTcgaaggtcaaatggtggagagtcccagatataaacctagtgggagtgaccccccacagagggacaaaaggaccccctgatgatcctctaatcgcctgagccaaggtgggaaactgggtgtgggtcccaatcagccagagtttcaggtaagctcattgtgaaacctggccccaccttatcatgcgaattcctgaggtcagatggcccaggatctGAACCCTGTAGTTCCTCAGCTGGCCGCATGTCTTCCTCCGCGCCGGCAGGGGGCGACAGAAGACACAAGTATCATCGTCAGTATGTGTTTACTTGTAACTGAGCTAGCTTTAGCATCTGCTGAACATTAAGGTGAGCTAAAGTAACCTGGAGTTCAATTTAAACGTGTAAACTCTGATTATTAAACTAGTTCGTGTCTTTAAACAGGACGATAGAGGAAAAAGTTTAAAGTCAGACTGTGTTTGTTTGGAGACGTTAGTTTAGCTTGTTAGCCTAATAGCTAGTAGTGGGATGTCTCTGTTGAAAATGTGctaatttattgtttgtttcgtTGCTGATTGAGTAAAGTTTCAGATAAGAAATTTATAAAGACATATTACGAGTCTCTAAAAGCCCGGTTTTAATTCGGCTTACACACCAAATAGCAGACCTGATTCTCCGCGGCTTTACGCTTCGAGGTTTGTAATGAGCTCCGTGACAGAAGTGAAGCCTGTAACGTTAAAGACTTGGAAATGACAAAAGTCTCCTCCCTCTGCTTGTCCTGGAACTGCGGTTTGATTTAGTGCCAGATTTCTGTttaatgtgctgatttaaagctgGTTTGTTTATCGGCTGATTCCCAGAATTCATATTAAAATCATTCAGACACGTTATGAATCTGTAAGAAAACTGCTTTACATTCATATATGACGGACGTCAGAGGAGAAACTTCATCTTTGCAGGTACAGCTgctgagaggtcagaggtcagcacgCCTTCATCATGGTCAAacagccacagaggacagaCAGGTGAGTTACCTGTGTCAGGTGTTGTTTCTCTGACTTGAACCTGACACACATGTCAGGTCTTTCAGAGCAGGCGTGACGGTTCAGACGTCTGTCGTGGATTTGAATGTGTGATAAACTTATAGAAggtgttagattataatattattttatgccatgttatacccctaattaaagattgtgaattattatgtagttttagtttgcattattctcctgaattagaagaagctgataactattgcattagttaaactgatttgcattacattaaactgctgacttgttgtgaatgaatgatattgttttatgatgcattatactgctgagttataagaaatctaatttgtctgagtagaagagaacatactggagttttctgccccatttcagcaggagcagataaacagggagccaaggtcgtagcttaggcgctgtgtgagagaaagcatgtgaatgtttaggctttgtatgataaggtggaggcaccagaggttataaaagtttgagcaatgctccaccattttgagattttgaggctgtctgcatcagtgtccatctcccacgtgtgtgatcattaaatcatcgtttgactcaacccgaccggaccagtgttgttattgtggtttttctcttgtctccatccccaatattttgaaccttaacaaagGTGAAATGCATTGTGGGTGCTGCTGATAAACGCTGCTTCACATGTTGGTCTCCACCTGCAGGTGTTTTATACCCACTGCAGGAAGTGCATTGGCGAGGGTTCGATTCCCTGTCTGTGCTGCTCAGAGGAGGCCGCCTCCACCCCAGCAGGTACCCAAAACAGACTCTGCCTCCCCGTCCCCGCTGCAGCCCCAGCTCCTGCTGGTTTAATGCCTTGTGTTTGTCCAGgcgtcagaaacaggaagtactgAGAGCTGGCCACGCTGCAGCTCCACCGCCACAGAAGAAGAGAGGGGTGCTGATGGGCCGAGCCAGCCTGGAGGCGTGGGGTTGGAGGGAGGATCAGAAGAATCGGATTCAAAGCGAGCAAGGTTGGGAGGTCGTCTGCTAGGAACAAACGACGTCACTGTCTGACATCTGAGGAACTCGACTCACTCGgtgtgtttttgatgtttttcacaGGATGGAGGACGACGCTGCTCCGCCCAGCAGAGTCCCCGGGTCATGTGCTCCAGCGGCAGGTGTGTCTCTGTGGCATCCTTCAGGCTGATTTTCAGTCCTGTGCTGCGGATTGATAAAGCTTCCCTCTCTGTGTCACCAGATGTTCCTCCTCccggccagcagggggcagcagagGACAGCGAGGACAGCAGAGTGGCCGAGGTAAAGAACCATGCGATGCTCCATCTGCAGTCGGAACCACAGAGTAACGGAGACACACCTGACTGTCAGGTAACCTACCGTGATGTGTTTATAGCTGCAGGGCGTGGGGTCACTGAAGGTCACCATCCAGCAGAGCAGCGAGAGCCGAGAGTTTGGACAGACGGACAGGACGGCCGAGAGACAGACGGGCGGACTCCACTGTCACGTCTGTGACCTCACGTGTCGCTCTCTCCTGGTAAGAAACCCTcggctcttcttcttcttcctctgcctCGTTCAGTCTTACCTGAGTCAGGTGTCCTCAGCACACTCAGGACTAGGGCTGGGtgtcgtcactgatttctagaatcgattcgattaaattcgatttgaatctgggaaattttgacagtcagaaatattataattcagatcggtacatttacatatttttgtatcaataaaaaggaagctgacacacgcaagactttatcacaggtgtgagcgtcacagtgaggcctttgtgtcaaagtagctgaagataaaacacagaaaaacatgaaggttttcctgttctggattttataaaaatgttctgcagtacatcaaaaatgaaagaaaaccatgaatcaacatatgaacatcacctctgaagttacagcggttttattagagacacggcgttttacattttgcataattttagaaagtttaaatttgttcagtattgaacggcagaaatgaggttttcttttcagaagtatgtaaacgaaaaaacaaaacagcgaccgacagcctgtaaacaacagtagactggtgcgtaacaagcaagcgaataatgcaggaaacagagagcgagagagctgtgcatgaagtgagaTTTTATCCTGGTTCGGTCAgtgttgtttggagagagataaactaacagctttagaatcggtgcaaaaagggcgtgaacacaaagcgccgaCCCGCTGAAACATCAgcatcagcgagctgtcggcattcagccccgaccgtgtccgtgccgtcggtcagaaagtaataataataataataataataatggatactttattgatccccatggggaaattacttgtttttctctgcatttgacccattcactcagtgaagcagtgggcagcccactaagcaggcgcccggggagcagtgtgtagggacggtaccttgctcaggggtacctcagggtagccgttaagtggattcgaaccgccgaccttccgatcatggggcgaccactttacctactgagctatccctgcccccaaAGTCACATCTCGCTGACTCTGATCCGCGGCTCCGCGCTGTGTGTTCACGTCTCCGTGCAGAatcgtgttcctgctctcatttactgttttagctgtttggtggttgttgaaattttgtgaggtttcaccTGAGGTTCTGgcgtttcgggcaaaataaatttatgttaaaaaatcgattcaggattttaatgaatggattataaaaacccacccctactcaGGACATCCACAGCTTTCTCCACAGCAAGTCTTTGCTAACATCTGGAAACATTTGCTGTTGCCTCTGCCCAGTTAGCGCATGCAcctgcttcctgttttaaagTCAGAGTCACTGACAGCAGCGAGCGGCTGTGAACGCTCCGAGGCTCATCGATCGACTAGCAGCCGATTTAAAACAACGGATGACCCGACAAACATGGCCGACGCAGCAGCATCATCTTCAAAGCCGCCACGAACTGCAGACAAAACGGGTGTTTTCTAAGGAACGCGCTCCTGcgaccctttcctattggtggaaaaatgtaccatgttgaCCAATTAAAAAATGATATAGCAACATGTGACATTAGGTCGTTTAGGAAGAGGGAGGAGTTTTTGGAGTACgacggcgagagagagagagcgagataaaaagagagttttgagatgtgaaagATTAgcgacgtttagcgtgtttggagtacAGTCAGCATGTGGTTAGCgtgtagttttgttgtgtgagAGAACactgaggcgactgctgaacgTTACAGTTCTGCCAAAAAGCCACCAAAGGCAGGCGGCAGCGTAAAGACTGTCTGCAGGTGGGAAACAGGAGCAGGGATGCACCCGAGCTCTGCATGATGATTTtgcaaaatgaaaaactgtaaattcagacacgcgAGGTAAACAGAAGGGGAAACAGTAGTGAAGAGCAGCCAGTTACACCTGGACCACACAGGTCAGAGCGCGGTTCGTGCCCCTCCCTCAGTGCTTTGATGATGAATAATGCGATGCCACTGCTGCACGTCCTGGAACAGGTGAGCTTGGCTCTGCAGCCGTCGCTGTGAGTCCTGACCAATCAGGTGGCTTCATCCAGACACACCTGTAATAACTTGAGCTCTGTGACGAACAGCTGACCAGACACAACGTCACCAACCTCAGTCTGCACATCTGCACCAGCTGTGGATGTCAGGTCATGTGACAGGTGGACGTGCACAGGTGTCTACAGGTGTGCTCTGTTTATTTCCAGCTGTTTCAGGAGCACATGGCAGGACCTGAACACGTGAAGAAGCTGCAGGAGATCACACACTGCATCcacctcaacacacacacaccgcaggacaggtgaacacacacacacacagatcagggGCTCTGATTTGTTTAGTTTGAAAACCTTCAGGTGTGTCACTctgccagcagggggcgccgCCGTGAGTCGCAGCGCTGGTGTGACACCTGTCAGACTCACTTCAGCGGTGATGTCATCATTCATCGGCGGACCAAACGACACAAGGTGAGAGTGAGACGTGATGATGACGTATCAGCGCAGACACGCCTCCTTACCCAACAGAGATcagagtagaatagaatagaatagccctttactGTCAGTGTACTTGCCAACTGTGCAGATTAAAATGTCAATagaagactgtgtgtgtgtgtgtgtgtgtgtgtgtgtgtgtgttcgttccAGATGTGCAAGCAGCTTTGCCGGCCCTTCTGTCCGGTGTGCGGACGTCACTTCAGGACGCCCAGGAAGTTTGTGGAGCACATGAAGTCATCGGAACATAAACAGCAGGTGAGTGAGGGCGTCGGCAGTCAGGTGACAGCAGGAAGCCAATGGCTGTGGCTGTCAGGTGGTCAGTGTCGCAGACGCTGGTGGTGACGTGTATCCTGAGTCTGTGTTCACTAAAAACTTCAGTGAAACAAAGCGAAGCAACGACTGTCCGCGTGACCGTCAACGGCGGGATCCACTCTGTGGGGCGCTGCTCAGCAGGATGTCCCGCCCCTCTGTGGGACAGctgatgtttcctgtttcctcccAGGTGCTCCTGGAGGAGGCTCAGGAGGAGGAGCTCATCACTGTGGATGCTGTCGGCTGCTtcgaggaggagggggaggaagaggaggagggggcggTGGTGGAGgaagaagtggatgtagctgacGAGGAAGAGGATGCAGCAACAAAGGAAAAGGTAAAATCAGGACGTCCTGTGGCGTCGAGTGAAATCACGATTCAGGAGTGACGACTTTAAACTGTTTCAGGtggctgaggaagaggaggacaagCGGCGAGCAGAGTATGACCCCAGCACGGCGTGCGGTACGTCCCGGAGGTCGAAACCAGCTGATGGAGCTTTGTCGCCCCCCGGTGGACGATCTGTAGAGAGAAAATCCAGAAGGCGTAGATCAGTGTGTCTGTGGATTTTGTCTCGTGTCTCTgcgacaaacaggaagtgacgcTTTACTCTCTGTCCCCACAGGAAGCAGTTTTGTGGTTCCTGTTTGTGGCTTCATGTGTCGACTCTGCAAAAAGTTTTTctacagtgaagctgcagctcGACACGCACACTGCAGGACACGCACACACTACCTCCACTTGCAGGTACATATCTGCTTTATATTTAATGACTAACTTCATGTATGTAACAGGTGTGTCAGCGAAGAGTGCGCAGCATAAATATGTGGACAGTCACAGGTGAGCTAATGTCCCTGCAGCAGCACAGACGCACCtgtgcagcaggtacagccCAGAGTGAAAGCTCAGAGCTGCTGCAGTCGAGCTAAAGACCACACAGGAGGAGGGAACCTGACAGGTGACCTCATCTCACCTGTACCTGCAGGTTTCACTCtaatactaacacacacacacacacacacacacacacacacacacaaccccgTTCAGCTATTTTAGTGAGGACCTTCCTTGACATGCTTTCCCTAGCCccatattaaaaatgaatgcctgaCCCTAGCCTagctgtaaccctgacactaaaaccacatttggaGCCTCAAAAATGCTTCAAATTTGTGAGGACCAGGttgtgtgtcctcacaagtgactATTGGTTCTCACAAGTATGGTAAATGCAGATTTCGGTCCTCGcaaagatagctagacaggaagacacacacacacacacacacacaggtaaccCAGCTgcctgttgtttgttgttttagagaCACCGTGCTcagaggaggaggcggcgaggacaGAGGGACAAGGACCGATCTGCTCCACCCTGACCGCCTCACCGtgtcccacaatgcattgctgCATCCAGGTGGAGCTCTGATCACCTTTCTTTTGTTTGactggtggctgctgcaggagcTGCAGGTCACAGGTGGACTGCTGTCCATGTGTGTTCTGTTTGCAGTGAGAGAAACGTTTCACAGCTGCAGGTTTCCACCTGACACCTGCACAATGACTGACAGCCGTCAGTTTCATCGTTGTTAATATGCAAACATTaataaatcatgttttcataaccGGCTTTGTTTCTCGTGGTGTGTGATGTCATAAAACGGTTATTAACACTTCTGTTTcgttaaataaattattaccaTTATGAGAGAATGAAACGATCACACTGTTATTCATCCTGCAGAGTTATCAGTGTTTATGTCATTCAGCGCCCCCTGGTGGCTCAGCCGTGCATCATGTTCATTGTGTTTCTACATCCCCACAGCCCACGTGAAAGAACAAGAACCACCGACGTGTTCGGGTCACATCTGAGCTGGGTTAAACTTTCATGTTCCGAtgttctgggaatccatcctaccCGTTGTTTCTACGCATGCGCACAACACGAAATTCAGTGGCAAATCATCCTACCTTTGTTAATAAGAGCTAGAAACATACTCTGATGGGCAAAGTTAAGTGGCAAACCGTCATACCTACTTACATTTGCGCTGACAGCACAAATGTGCATAAACTACTTAGGTAGGACgttttgtcagaacaccggTCCACGTGGCATGCTGTACCCAGCCCGGCCGCAGGGGGCGCCCTACCTGCTCAGGGCGGAGGATTGTGGGTCGGAGGAGGCAGCAGCGGGGCATCTTCATCATCACTGCGGACCGGACCGGGACGTGAGCTGGCAGCTGCTTTTCCGCACTGAAGTGCCTTACCGTCGGAGCCAGAGATGGGACACGGAGACCTCATGAGCCAGGCGGAGGATGTGGCGGACCAGGTAAGCTCGCGCACCCGGAGCGGCGACACGCTGAGCTGGGACTCGGTCCGGTTATCGCAAACATCTGGTTGTTGAAAGCTCggtgatttctgctgcaaaacaAGTTTAGTCAGCTCGAAAAGCAGAGGCCAGCTGCTCCCCGGAACAGCTTCGTTGCTTTAAAATGAACTTTCATGAAGTTTGAAGCAAAGCAGCAGATTTCGTCATCGGGAGGCTGGAACAGGAAAGACCGTGGTGCAGATTCATTCTCACTAAAACACCAAAAATGCGATCTTTATTGAGTTGTTCTGTTGGCCGAAATGAAGAACGACTTTACACGATGGATGATCGTGTTCAGGTGTTTTCTACAAACCAACGGTGTCTGTGGAGACTCGAGGAAAGTTGAAACGTGACAGATTTTAAATCGAGTCTGGTGAAACGTTCGCAGCTTGTAGGAAAACGGAAATAATGATGGGTGACTTTCCTCTGAGATGATGTTCGACCTCAGGAGAGCTCTGATCGCTCCAGGGCTGCTTTACAcattaacatttaaatgttttataaaaatgtaCGTTTGAGAGTAAAGTAACGAATTCGTGGTTCAGCTGGGTCTCACGCGGAGGCGAGGCCGGGGTCCTGACGTGCCCGAGCGGTATAGTTTCTTCTCACAGCCGTGAATCACTGCTGACGAACCGGGAACGGTTCAATGAAAACACCTGTTACCGGAGTCTGGTTCGATCAATGCGCAGCTGACCGGAAGTTCTGAAAGTAACCCTCCGCCACGGAGCGACACAGAAAGTGTTGCTGCAGCAGCAGGTAGCTCACGTCCTCCACGCAGCCGTGAAACACACACGATGATCATCATCTTCTTGGTTAATCCACATTTAAACAACCGTGTTAGAGTCAAGTTAAAGTAttttaaaagtaataataaatatgtggGCGTGTCTACCTGAAGCTGTGGCTCATGAATCAGcagctgatgtgtttttaatctAAGGAAACATTGTGCTGATTTTTAGCTTCAGCCTGTTAGTACAGTGACCTCGCAGCATGATGTccggctgtaaacatgtttacttCTGTTGCAAAGTTTGAACATGGGAGTCTGTGGGGACcaactcactgctgcctctgctggatgtcagaggaactgcagctctTGGTGCCTCTTTGTATTTTAAACCCCGCATGTACAAAAACGCAGTCGGTGCTACATTAATAAAGTGACTAACAGTGTGCTGATCACCCCGCTGCTTTAGTTCCTGCGGGTGACCAAACACTACCTCCCCCACGTGGCCCGCCTCTGCCTGGTCAGCACCTTCCTCGAGGACGGCATCAGGATGTGGCTCCAGTGGAGCGAGCAGAGCGAGTATATCGACTCCACCTGGAGCTGTGGCCTCTTCATCGCCAACCTCTTCGTCCTCATCAACCTGCTGGGACAGCTGggtaacactcacacacacacacacgttttcaTCTAATTGACAAAATGCTCATCCTAACCATCACTGAACGCCCAgcctaactgtaaccctgacacctTCTTGTGGGGACGGGCGTTTCACACCTCGTTGTACACATATGAGGCCCTTTTCCATTAACCTGGTTCTCATTACTGTCTGGTACTACCTAACCTGCGTGGCTGTCGTCATAGCAACGTGTCTGAGCGTCCTGCAGCATAATTAGTATGCAAGGCGAACGCTACAGCAAAGGTGGACGTGGAGGCGACGGTGTACCTGCTGCTCGATCTGCAGCTCTTCGTCACACTGACGCTACTGACCAGCCAATCTGTGCCATGCagtctgatgatgtcacactttAATACCTGCTCAGATCGCTGGGAACCCCGGCCGAGCACC is drawn from Maylandia zebra isolate NMK-2024a linkage group LG12, Mzebra_GT3a, whole genome shotgun sequence and contains these coding sequences:
- the ciz1b gene encoding cdkn1a interacting zinc finger protein 1b yields the protein MVKQPQRTDRCFIPTAGSALARVRFPVCAAQRRPPPPQQASETGSTESWPRCSSTATEEERGADGPSQPGGVGLEGGSEESDSKRARMEDDAAPPSRVPGSCAPAADVPPPGQQGAAEDSEDSRVAELQGVGSLKVTIQQSSESREFGQTDRTAERQTGGLHCHVCDLTCRSLLLFQEHMAGPEHVKKLQEITHCIHLNTHTPQDRGRRRESQRWCDTCQTHFSGDVIIHRRTKRHKMCKQLCRPFCPVCGRHFRTPRKFVEHMKSSEHKQQVLLEEAQEEELITVDAVGCFEEEGEEEEEGAVVEEEVDVADEEEDAATKEKVAEEEEDKRRAEYDPSTACGSSFVVPVCGFMCRLCKKFFYSEAAARHAHCRTRTHYLHLQRHRAQRRRRRGQRDKDRSAPP